One region of Mangifera indica cultivar Alphonso chromosome 3, CATAS_Mindica_2.1, whole genome shotgun sequence genomic DNA includes:
- the LOC123210580 gene encoding cycloeucalenol cycloisomerase — protein MGELDIPASSLWLAPNPSKRWGELFFLCYTPFWLTLCLGIVVPYKLYESFTELEYLLLGLVSALPSFLIPIFLVGKADSSLGWRDCYWVKANVWIILFSYVGNYFWTHYFFTVLGASYTFPSWKMNNVPHTTFLLTHVCFLFYHVASNLTLRRIRHSVADLPDKIRWTVEAGWILALAYFIAYLETLAISNFPYYEFVDRASMYKVGSLFYAIYFIVSFPMFLRIDEKPGDLWDLPRVAVDALGAAMLVTIILDLWRIFLGPIVPLPDTKQCLQPGLPWFPEHTNQT, from the exons ATGGGTG AATTGGATATTCCTGCTTCCAGTTTATGGCTAGCTCCTAACCCCAGCAAGAGGTGGGGTGAGCTCTTCTTCCTCTGCTACACACCCTTTTGGCTCACTCTTTGTTTGGGAATTGTTGTTCCTTACAAACTCTACGAG AGTTTCACAGAGTTGGAATATTTGCTTTTGGGTTTGGTTTCAGCGCTTCCTTCTTTTTTGATACCGATATTTCTTGTTGGAAAG gCTGATAGCAGCTTGGGTTGGAGGGATTGCTATTGGGTCAAG GCAAATGTTTGGATTATACTTTTTAGTTATGTTGGCAATTACTTCTGGACCCACTATTTCTTCACAGTTTTGGGAGCTTCATATACATTTCCATCATGGAAGATGAATAAT GTACCACACACGACTTTCCTTCTCACCCATGTCTGCTTTTTATTTTACCATGTTGCATCAAACTTAACACTTCGTAGAATACGACATTCTGTTGCTGACTTGCCTGATAAAATTCGGTGGACTGTTGAGGCTGGATGGATTTTGGCTCTTGCTTATTTCATCGCATACCTAGAGACTCTGGCCATTTCTAAT TTCCCTTATTACGAGTTTGTGGACCGTGCATCCATGTACAAAGTTGGGTCTTTGTTTTATGCCATCTACTTCATTGTGAGCTTCCCAATGTTTCTAAG AATTGATGAGAAGCCGGGTGATCTTTGGGACTTACCCCGAGTAGCTGTTGATGCTCTGGGTGCTGCAATGCTGGTGACCATAATACTTGATTTGTGGCGAATCTTTCTTGGACCTATTGTTCCATTGCCAGATACAAAGCAATGTCTTCAACCCGGGCTTCCATGGTTTCCAGAACACACCAATCAAACTTAA